A part of Salvia hispanica cultivar TCC Black 2014 unplaced genomic scaffold, UniMelb_Shisp_WGS_1.0 HiC_scaffold_795, whole genome shotgun sequence genomic DNA contains:
- the LOC125200081 gene encoding GDP-mannose 3,5-epimerase 2-like produces the protein MGTVGETTYGEYTYQELEREPYWPSEKLRISITGAGGFIASHIARRLKSEGHYIIASDWKKNEHMPEDMFCHEFHLVDLRVMDNCLKVTEKVDHVFNLAADMGGMGFIQSNHSVIMYNNTMISFNMIEAARINGIKRFFYASSACIYPEFKQLETNVSLKEADAWPAEPQDAYGLEKLATEELCKHYNKDFGIECRIGRFHNIYGPFGTWKGGREKAPAAFCRKALTATDKFEMWGDGKQTRSFTFIDECVEGVLRLTKSDFREPVNIGSDEMVSMNEMAEIVLSFDDRKLPIHHIPGPEGVRGRNSDNTLIKEKLGWAPSMKLKDGLRITYFWIKEQLEKEKAKGIDLSTYGSSKVVGTQAPVQLGSLRAADGKE, from the exons ATGGGAACTGTTGGTGAAACCACGTACGGGGAATACACCTACCAAGAGCTGGAGAGGGAGCCCTACTGGCCCTCGGAGAAGCTCCGGATTTCCATAACAGGAGCTGGTGGGTTTATTGCTTCTCATATTGCCAGGCGTCTGAAGAGCGAGGGTCATTACATCATTGCTTCCGACTGGAAGAAAAATGAGCATATGCCCGAGGACATGTTCTGTCACGAATTCCATCTCGTGGATCTGAGGGTGATGGATAACTGTTTGAAAGTTACTGAAAAAGTTGATCATGTGTTCAATCTTGCTGCTGATATGGGCGGGATGGGATTCATCCAGTCGAACCACTCGGTCATTATGTACAACAACACAATGATCAGCTTTAACATGATTGAGGCTGCTAGGATTAATGGGATTAAAAG GTTTTTCTATGCCTCTAGCGCTTGTATCTATCCTGAATTTAAGCAGTTGGAGACCAACGTGAGCTTGAAGGAGGCTGATGCATGGCCTGCAGAG CCTCAAGATGCTTATGGGCTAGAGAAGCTGGCTACTGAGGAGTTGTGTAAACACTACAACAAGGACTTTGGAATCGAGTGCCGCATAGGAAGGTTCCATAATATTTATGGTCCATTTGGGACATGGAAAG GTGGGAGGGAGAAAGCACCAGCTGCTTTTTGTAGGAAAGCACTCACTGCTactgataaatttgagatgtGGGGAGATGGCAAGCAAACACGATCATTCACCTTCATTGATGAATGTGTTGAGGGCGTTTTAAG ATTAACAAAATCCGACTTTCGGGAGCCTGTCAACATTGGAAGCGATGAGATGGTGAGCATGAACGAGATGGCTGAGATTGTACTGAGCTTTGATGACAGGAAGCTCCCAATCCACCACATTCCTGGGCCAGAGGGTGTGCGTGGTCGAAACTCAGACAACACTCTAATCAAGGAAAAACTTGGTTGGGCACCTTCCATGAAACTTAAG GATGGATTGAGGATCACATACTTCTGGATCAAGGAGCAACTGGAGAAGGAGAAAGCTAAGGGCATCGACCTCTCCACCTATGGTTCGTCCAAAGTGGTGGGGACGCAAGCTCCTGTTCAGCTTGGCTCACTTCGCGCTGCTGATGGCAAAGAATGA